One stretch of Actinacidiphila sp. DG2A-62 DNA includes these proteins:
- a CDS encoding nuclear transport factor 2 family protein, whose product MTAELHQVVAAYAHALDELDVPALEAVLTDDTTWTFTMPGRGTLGPVAGRPAVLGFVRDGHAAETGKVRHHLGNVVVTASGAATAGVRAYLLQTRNTGEGVQMLSTGVYTFGLRRSGGGWRIAELTLALDNAL is encoded by the coding sequence GTGACCGCCGAACTCCACCAGGTGGTGGCGGCCTACGCGCACGCCCTGGACGAACTGGACGTGCCCGCGCTGGAAGCGGTCCTGACCGACGACACCACCTGGACCTTCACGATGCCCGGACGGGGAACGCTCGGCCCGGTCGCCGGACGCCCGGCGGTGCTCGGCTTCGTCCGTGACGGGCACGCGGCCGAGACCGGAAAGGTGCGGCACCACCTGGGCAACGTCGTGGTCACGGCGTCGGGCGCCGCCACTGCCGGGGTGCGGGCATATCTGCTGCAGACGAGGAACACCGGCGAGGGCGTCCAGATGCTCTCGACCGGGGTCTACACGTTCGGCCTGCGGAGGTCCGGCGGCGGGTGGCGGATCGCCGAGCTGACGCTGGCGCTGGACAACGCGTTGTAG
- the aroA gene encoding 3-phosphoshikimate 1-carboxyvinyltransferase yields MTVLAVPGSKSVTARALFLAAAAEGETVLRRPLLSDDTDGFAEGLTRLGYAVDRSASADAWRITGRPAGPAAGSAEIHCRDAATAARFLPALAAAGHGVYRFDASAQMRRRPVAPLTQALRSLGVDLTHDEAEGHLPLTVRADGVKGGAIDLDASLSSQFLTALLLTGPLTAEGLRIRVTGIVSVPYVEITLAMMRRFGAQVTRDGDVFEVAPGGYRATDYAVEPDASTASYFFAAAALTGRTATVPGLGTDALQGDLRFVEVLRAMGADVTIGADATTVTGTGRLRGLTVAMRDISDTMPTLAAIAPFADGPVRIEDVYNTRVKECDRLEACAANLRAQGIRVETGRDWIEIHPGAPAPVEIACHRDHRIAMSFAVAALRTPGTTFDDPGCVKKTFPEFHEFFAGVREEWGV; encoded by the coding sequence GTGACAGTCCTCGCCGTGCCCGGCTCGAAATCGGTGACCGCGAGGGCGTTGTTCCTCGCCGCGGCCGCCGAAGGCGAGACCGTGCTGCGCCGCCCGCTGCTCTCCGACGACACCGACGGCTTCGCCGAGGGCCTGACCCGGCTCGGCTACGCGGTCGACCGGTCCGCGTCCGCCGACGCCTGGCGGATCACCGGGCGTCCGGCCGGCCCCGCGGCCGGCTCCGCGGAGATCCACTGCCGCGACGCCGCGACCGCCGCCCGCTTCCTGCCCGCGCTGGCCGCGGCCGGCCACGGCGTCTACCGCTTCGACGCCTCCGCGCAGATGCGCCGCCGCCCGGTCGCCCCGCTCACGCAGGCGCTGCGCTCGCTGGGCGTCGACCTCACCCACGACGAGGCCGAGGGCCACCTGCCGCTGACCGTCAGGGCGGACGGCGTCAAGGGCGGCGCGATCGACCTCGACGCGAGCCTGTCCTCGCAGTTCCTGACCGCGCTGCTGCTCACCGGCCCGCTGACCGCCGAGGGCCTGCGCATCCGCGTCACCGGCATCGTCTCGGTGCCGTACGTCGAGATCACGCTCGCGATGATGCGGCGCTTCGGCGCACAGGTCACCCGCGACGGCGACGTCTTCGAGGTCGCACCCGGCGGCTACCGCGCGACGGACTACGCGGTGGAGCCCGACGCCTCCACGGCCAGCTACTTCTTCGCCGCCGCCGCGCTGACCGGCCGCACCGCGACCGTCCCGGGCCTGGGCACGGACGCGCTCCAGGGCGACCTGCGGTTCGTGGAGGTGCTGCGCGCGATGGGCGCCGACGTGACGATCGGCGCGGACGCCACCACCGTCACCGGCACCGGCCGGCTCCGCGGCCTGACCGTCGCCATGCGGGACATCTCCGACACGATGCCCACGCTCGCCGCGATCGCGCCCTTCGCGGACGGCCCGGTCAGGATCGAGGACGTCTACAACACCCGGGTCAAGGAGTGCGACCGGCTGGAGGCGTGCGCGGCCAACCTGCGCGCGCAGGGCATCCGGGTCGAGACCGGCCGCGACTGGATCGAGATCCACCCCGGCGCGCCCGCGCCCGTCGAGATCGCCTGCCACCGCGACCACCGCATCGCCATGAGCTTCGCGGTGGCCGCGCTGCGCACCCCCGGCACGACCTTCGACGACCCGGGGTGCGTGAAGAAGACGTTCCCCGAGTTCCACGAGTTCTTCGCGGGCGTCCGCGAGGAGTGGGGCGTGTAG
- a CDS encoding HEAT repeat domain-containing protein translates to MTMARGDAEAKRALRGLEDERASVRLRAALAVGSAPDPRFVDTLVERCAVEPEFFVRDMLTWALTRHPVSLTLPGLLRELRSERAQARGQALHTLSKIGDRRAWPAITRALLSDADEDVARAAWRAAVLLVPHGEETALATDLATQLGRGGRETRLSLSRALLALGEAAGPALHAATTADDPRVRAHARATRRLSRDPDAGFERAIEEAKRVAALAGAPGTDD, encoded by the coding sequence ATGACCATGGCAAGAGGGGACGCGGAGGCGAAGCGAGCGCTCCGGGGGCTGGAGGACGAGCGGGCGTCCGTGCGGCTGCGGGCTGCTCTGGCGGTCGGCAGCGCGCCCGACCCGCGGTTCGTCGACACGCTCGTCGAACGGTGCGCGGTCGAGCCCGAGTTCTTCGTCCGCGACATGCTGACCTGGGCGCTCACCCGTCACCCGGTGTCCCTGACGCTGCCGGGGCTGCTGCGCGAGCTGCGCTCCGAGCGCGCGCAGGCCCGCGGTCAGGCATTGCACACGCTGTCCAAGATCGGGGACCGGCGGGCATGGCCCGCGATCACCCGGGCACTGCTGTCCGACGCCGACGAGGACGTGGCGCGCGCCGCCTGGCGGGCCGCGGTCCTGCTCGTCCCGCACGGCGAGGAGACCGCGCTGGCCACGGACCTGGCGACGCAGCTCGGCCGTGGTGGGCGGGAGACACGGCTGAGCCTCAGCCGGGCGCTGCTGGCCCTGGGCGAAGCGGCCGGGCCGGCCCTGCACGCCGCGACGACGGCTGACGACCCCCGCGTGCGCGCGCACGCACGCGCCACCCGGCGGCTGTCGCGGGACCCCGACGCGGGATTCGAGCGGGCGATCGAGGAGGCCAAGCGCGTCGCCGCCCTCGCCGGAGCCCCCGGGACGGACGATTGA
- a CDS encoding helix-turn-helix transcriptional regulator produces the protein MERSPGNRGEIRDFLASRRARITPAQVGLPAGTRRRVPGLRREEVAVLAGVSTEWYTRLEKGHIGGVSEDVLDAVARALRLDDDERTYLFDLARSSRQESRTPSRRRDAEVPPRVRWLLDSMTASSAFVRNGRTDIVAGNALARALFAPMYDSVTVDRRGRPNIARFTFLDPVAHDFYVDWDAACAATAALLRAEVGREPQDRALRELVGELSTLSPEFRGRWAAHDVLIRHDGVKHLHHPEVGHVELTFQSLDLPLPGRAVHDLIVYTAEPGTASEDRLKLLASWSATPSPH, from the coding sequence ATGGAACGATCTCCCGGGAACCGCGGCGAGATCCGGGACTTCCTCGCGAGCCGGCGCGCCAGGATCACCCCGGCGCAGGTCGGGCTGCCGGCCGGCACGCGTCGCCGGGTCCCGGGGCTGCGGCGCGAGGAGGTCGCCGTCCTCGCCGGTGTGAGCACCGAGTGGTACACGCGGCTGGAGAAGGGCCACATCGGCGGTGTGTCCGAGGACGTCCTGGACGCGGTCGCCCGCGCCCTGCGGCTGGACGACGACGAGCGCACCTACCTGTTCGACCTGGCGCGGTCGTCGCGGCAGGAGAGCCGTACGCCCTCGCGCCGCAGGGACGCCGAGGTCCCGCCCCGGGTGCGGTGGCTGCTCGACTCCATGACGGCGTCCTCGGCGTTCGTGCGCAACGGCCGCACGGACATCGTCGCCGGCAACGCGCTGGCCCGGGCCCTGTTCGCGCCGATGTACGACAGCGTCACGGTGGACAGACGCGGCCGGCCCAACATCGCCCGCTTCACCTTCCTCGACCCCGTCGCACACGACTTCTACGTCGACTGGGACGCCGCCTGCGCCGCGACGGCCGCGCTGCTGCGCGCCGAGGTCGGCCGCGAGCCCCAGGACCGGGCGCTGCGCGAACTCGTCGGCGAACTGTCCACCCTCAGCCCCGAGTTCCGCGGCCGCTGGGCCGCGCACGACGTCCTGATCCGCCACGACGGCGTCAAACACCTCCACCACCCCGAGGTCGGCCACGTGGAACTGACCTTCCAGTCCCTCGACCTCCCCCTGCCCGGCCGCGCCGTCCACGACCTGATCGTCTACACGGCGGAGCCCGGCACGGCGTCCGAAGACCGCCTCAAACTCCTGGCCAGCTGGTCCGCGACGCCTTCCCCCCACTGA
- a CDS encoding aldo/keto reductase has product MTSNALTVPAVALGTWAWGDSGEAGDGYFGSQLSESGLREVVETAQSEGFTLWDTAVAYGMGRSETVLGRALAGLDRGRYQLSTKFTPQLAGDGDDPVADMLSQSLARLDTDYVDVYWIHNPADVERWTPSLIPLLRSGRVRHVGVSNHNVKEIALADQILGEAGFRVEAVQNHFSLLYRGPERAGVLDYCREHGLPFFAYMVLEQGALTGRYSPANPLPEGSNRAAAYNEVLPRLQALTDRMGAIGEARGASAAEIATAWALAKGTTPIVGVTKAAHVDGLVRARGIELDEAEIAELEALADATGVDTRGWWEQEM; this is encoded by the coding sequence ATGACGAGCAACGCGCTGACTGTGCCGGCGGTGGCGCTGGGCACCTGGGCCTGGGGCGACAGCGGAGAGGCGGGCGACGGCTACTTCGGCAGCCAACTGAGCGAGTCCGGTCTGCGCGAGGTCGTCGAGACGGCGCAGTCCGAGGGGTTCACCCTGTGGGACACCGCCGTGGCGTACGGGATGGGCCGCTCGGAGACGGTCCTCGGCCGGGCGCTGGCGGGCCTGGACCGCGGCCGGTACCAGCTGTCGACGAAGTTCACCCCGCAGCTCGCGGGCGACGGCGACGATCCCGTCGCGGACATGCTGTCGCAGAGCCTGGCCCGGCTGGACACCGACTACGTGGACGTCTACTGGATCCACAATCCCGCCGACGTGGAGCGGTGGACGCCGTCCCTGATCCCGCTGCTGCGCAGCGGCAGGGTCAGGCACGTCGGCGTCTCCAACCACAACGTGAAGGAGATCGCCCTCGCCGACCAGATCCTGGGCGAGGCCGGCTTCCGGGTGGAGGCGGTCCAGAACCACTTCAGCCTGCTGTACCGCGGCCCCGAGCGCGCGGGCGTCCTCGACTACTGCCGCGAGCACGGCCTGCCGTTCTTCGCCTACATGGTCCTGGAGCAGGGAGCGCTGACCGGCCGGTACAGCCCGGCGAACCCGCTGCCCGAGGGCAGCAACCGGGCGGCCGCGTACAACGAGGTCCTGCCCCGGCTGCAGGCGCTGACCGACCGGATGGGAGCCATCGGCGAGGCCCGCGGCGCGTCCGCCGCCGAAATCGCCACCGCGTGGGCCCTCGCCAAGGGGACGACCCCGATCGTCGGCGTCACGAAGGCGGCTCACGTCGACGGGCTGGTACGGGCCCGCGGCATCGAGCTCGACGAGGCCGAGATCGCGGAGCTGGAGGCGCTGGCGGACGCGACGGGCGTCGACACGCGCGGCTGGTGGGAGCAGGAGATGTGA
- the gap gene encoding type I glyceraldehyde-3-phosphate dehydrogenase translates to MTRIAVNGFGRIGRNVLRAWLERDSALEVVAVNDLTEPQALARLLAFDSTAGRLGRPVAVDGDDLVVDGHRIRALAERDPAKLPWADLGVDIVLESTGRFTSAEAAGAHLTAGARKVLVSAPSAGADVTLAYGVNTEAYDPAAHTIVSNASCTTNALAPLASVLDELAGIEHGFMTTVHAYTQEQNLQDGPHRDARRARAAGVNIVPTTTGAAKAIGLVLPQLDGKLSGDSIRVPVPVGSIVELNTTVARDVSRDEVLAAYRTAADGRLSGVLEYSEDALVSSDITGNPASAIFDSALTRVDGRHVKVVAWYDNEWGFSQRIIDTLELLAA, encoded by the coding sequence ATGACCCGCATCGCCGTCAACGGATTCGGCCGCATCGGCCGCAACGTGCTGCGCGCCTGGCTGGAGCGCGACAGCGCCCTGGAGGTCGTCGCCGTCAACGACCTCACCGAGCCCCAGGCGCTCGCCCGCCTGCTCGCCTTCGACTCGACGGCAGGCCGCCTCGGCCGCCCGGTCGCCGTGGACGGCGACGACCTCGTGGTGGACGGCCACCGCATCCGCGCGCTGGCCGAGCGCGACCCGGCCAAGCTGCCCTGGGCCGACCTCGGCGTCGACATCGTGCTGGAGTCGACCGGCCGCTTCACCTCCGCCGAGGCGGCCGGCGCCCACCTCACCGCGGGCGCCCGCAAGGTCCTGGTCAGCGCGCCCTCGGCGGGAGCGGACGTGACGCTCGCCTACGGCGTCAACACCGAGGCGTACGACCCGGCCGCGCACACCATCGTCTCCAACGCCTCCTGCACCACCAACGCGCTCGCCCCGCTCGCCTCCGTGCTGGACGAACTCGCCGGCATCGAGCACGGCTTCATGACCACGGTGCACGCCTACACCCAGGAGCAGAACCTCCAGGACGGACCGCACCGCGACGCGCGCAGGGCCCGCGCGGCCGGCGTCAACATCGTGCCGACCACGACCGGCGCGGCCAAGGCGATCGGCCTGGTGCTGCCGCAGCTGGACGGCAAGCTGTCCGGCGACTCGATCCGCGTGCCCGTCCCGGTCGGCTCCATCGTGGAGCTGAACACGACGGTCGCGCGCGACGTCAGCCGCGACGAGGTGCTGGCCGCGTACCGGACCGCCGCCGACGGCCGGCTCTCGGGCGTCCTCGAATACTCCGAGGACGCGCTGGTCTCCTCCGACATCACCGGCAACCCGGCCTCGGCGATCTTCGACTCGGCGCTGACCCGCGTCGACGGCCGCCACGTCAAGGTCGTCGCCTGGTACGACAACGAGTGGGGCTTCTCCCAGCGCATCATCGACACCCTCGAACTGCTCGCCGCCTGA
- a CDS encoding sugar ABC transporter substrate-binding protein, producing the protein MRRTTRLAAGLLAAALAATALAGCSATGGKRAEDRAKKLAHANGSAVDTPRWTFAMVTHSGAGDTFWDIVQSGAKQAAAKDNVKFLYSNSDQGDQQAQLVQAAIDQHVDGLVVTLAKPDALKSVVARAVRAGIPVITVNSGAEQSKQFGALTHIGQDEKVAGNAVGDELNKRGRKHALCVLHEQGNVGLEQRCDGAKETFHGTMDKLYVDGTNMPDVQSAIEAKLQADHSIDAVVTLGAPFAATAATSKQQAGSSAEVDTFDLNAQVATSLKDGRIGFAVDQQPYLQGYEAIDLLWLYRYNNDTLGGGRPVLTGPQIVTKDDADKLLAYAKRGTR; encoded by the coding sequence GTGCGCAGGACCACCCGCCTCGCGGCCGGCCTGCTCGCCGCGGCCCTCGCCGCGACCGCGCTGGCCGGCTGCAGCGCCACCGGCGGCAAGCGCGCCGAGGACCGCGCCAAGAAGCTCGCCCACGCCAACGGCTCGGCCGTCGACACCCCGCGCTGGACGTTCGCGATGGTCACCCACTCCGGGGCCGGCGACACCTTCTGGGACATCGTGCAGAGCGGCGCCAAGCAGGCCGCCGCCAAGGACAACGTCAAGTTCCTGTACTCCAACAGCGACCAGGGCGACCAGCAGGCGCAACTGGTGCAGGCCGCCATCGACCAGCACGTGGACGGGCTGGTCGTCACCCTCGCCAAGCCGGACGCGCTCAAGTCCGTGGTGGCCCGCGCGGTGCGGGCCGGCATCCCGGTGATCACCGTCAACTCCGGCGCCGAGCAGTCCAAGCAGTTCGGCGCCCTCACCCACATCGGCCAGGACGAGAAGGTCGCCGGCAACGCGGTCGGCGACGAGCTGAACAAGCGGGGCCGCAAGCACGCCCTGTGCGTCCTGCACGAGCAGGGCAACGTCGGCCTCGAACAGCGCTGCGACGGCGCCAAGGAGACCTTCCACGGCACCATGGACAAGCTCTACGTCGACGGCACCAACATGCCCGACGTGCAGTCCGCGATCGAGGCCAAGCTGCAGGCCGACCACTCCATCGACGCGGTGGTGACGCTCGGCGCCCCCTTCGCCGCCACCGCCGCCACGTCCAAGCAGCAGGCCGGCTCCTCCGCCGAGGTCGACACCTTCGATCTCAACGCCCAGGTCGCCACCTCGCTCAAGGACGGCCGCATCGGCTTCGCCGTCGACCAGCAGCCGTATCTCCAGGGCTACGAGGCGATCGACCTGCTGTGGCTCTACCGCTACAACAACGACACCCTCGGCGGCGGCCGGCCGGTGCTGACCGGCCCGCAGATCGTCACCAAGGACGACGCCGACAAGCTGCTCGCCTACGCCAAGCGGGGCACCCGATGA
- a CDS encoding ABC transporter permease, giving the protein MSTADVLSSGPSGDERLAPRSGLRRLLGRPELGSVVGALAVFVFFSLVADSFLRASSMGTVLYASSTIGIMAVPVALLMIGGEFDLSAGVMVTSSALISSMLSFQMTANTWVGVGVSLLVTLALGAFNGIMLVRTKLPSFIITLGTFLMLTGLNLGLTKLISGTVATKSISDMEGFPTCRDLFASHWTVGSVDLQVTILWWLGLVAVATWVLLRTRVGNWIFAAGGNADAARAVGVPVARTKVGLYMAVAFAAWISGQHLLFSFDVVQSGEGVGNEFLYIIAAVIGGCLMTGGYGSAIGSAVGAFIFGMASKGIVYAQWNPDWFQFFLGAMLLLAALLNAWVRRRAEANA; this is encoded by the coding sequence ATGAGCACTGCGGACGTCCTGTCCTCCGGCCCCTCCGGCGACGAGCGGCTGGCTCCGCGCTCCGGGCTGCGCCGGCTGCTCGGCCGGCCCGAACTGGGCTCGGTGGTCGGCGCGTTGGCCGTCTTCGTGTTCTTCTCGCTGGTCGCCGACTCCTTCCTGCGCGCCTCCAGCATGGGCACGGTGCTCTACGCGTCCTCGACCATCGGCATCATGGCGGTGCCGGTCGCGCTGCTGATGATCGGCGGCGAGTTCGACCTGTCGGCCGGCGTGATGGTGACCAGCTCGGCGCTGATCTCGTCGATGCTCAGCTTCCAGATGACCGCCAACACCTGGGTGGGCGTGGGCGTCTCGCTGCTGGTCACGCTCGCGCTCGGCGCGTTCAACGGGATCATGCTGGTGCGCACCAAGCTGCCGAGCTTCATCATCACGCTCGGTACGTTCCTCATGCTCACCGGCCTCAACCTGGGCCTGACCAAGCTGATCAGCGGCACCGTGGCGACCAAGTCGATCAGCGACATGGAGGGCTTCCCGACCTGCCGCGACCTGTTCGCCTCGCACTGGACGGTCGGCTCGGTCGACCTCCAGGTCACCATCCTGTGGTGGCTCGGCCTGGTCGCGGTCGCCACCTGGGTGCTGCTGCGCACCCGCGTCGGCAACTGGATCTTCGCCGCGGGCGGCAACGCGGACGCGGCCCGCGCGGTCGGCGTGCCGGTGGCCCGGACCAAGGTCGGGCTCTACATGGCGGTCGCCTTCGCGGCCTGGATTTCCGGCCAGCACCTGCTGTTCTCCTTCGACGTGGTGCAGTCCGGCGAGGGCGTCGGCAACGAGTTCCTGTACATCATCGCGGCCGTCATCGGCGGCTGCCTGATGACCGGCGGCTACGGCAGCGCCATCGGCTCGGCGGTCGGCGCGTTCATCTTCGGCATGGCCAGCAAGGGCATCGTCTACGCCCAGTGGAACCCGGACTGGTTCCAGTTCTTCCTGGGGGCGATGCTGCTGCTCGCCGCCCTGCTCAACGCCTGGGTCCGCAGGCGTGCGGAGGCGAACGCATGA
- a CDS encoding ATP-binding cassette domain-containing protein, whose translation MVALEGVSKSYGSVLALRDVSLEVHAGEITCVLGDNGAGKSTLIKIIAGLHPHDSGTYRIEGEPVRHTSPREALDRGIATVYQDLAVVPLMPVWRNFFLGSEPTKGRGPLRRLDTATMRATTHEALLGLGIDLRDVDQPIGTLSGGERQCVAIARAVHFGARVLVLDEPTAALGVKQSGLVLRYVAAARDRGLGVVLITHNPHHAYLVGDRFVLLKRGAMSGSHLREDITLDELTREMAGGSELEELTHELSRRPT comes from the coding sequence CTGGTCGCCCTGGAGGGCGTCTCGAAGTCCTATGGGAGCGTCCTGGCGCTGCGGGACGTCTCGCTGGAAGTGCACGCCGGGGAGATCACCTGCGTCCTGGGGGACAACGGCGCGGGCAAGTCCACCCTCATCAAGATCATCGCCGGCCTGCACCCGCACGACTCCGGCACGTACCGGATCGAGGGCGAGCCGGTCCGGCACACCTCCCCGCGCGAGGCGCTGGACCGCGGCATCGCGACCGTCTACCAGGACCTCGCGGTAGTCCCGCTGATGCCGGTCTGGCGGAACTTCTTCCTGGGCTCCGAACCCACCAAGGGCCGAGGGCCGCTGCGCCGCCTGGACACCGCGACCATGCGCGCCACCACGCACGAGGCGCTGCTGGGCCTGGGCATCGACCTGCGCGACGTGGACCAGCCGATCGGCACGCTCTCCGGCGGCGAGCGGCAGTGCGTGGCCATCGCCCGGGCGGTGCACTTCGGCGCCCGCGTGCTGGTCCTGGACGAGCCGACCGCCGCGCTCGGCGTCAAGCAGTCCGGCCTGGTGCTGCGGTACGTCGCCGCCGCCCGCGACCGCGGCCTCGGCGTGGTGCTCATCACGCACAACCCGCACCACGCCTACCTGGTCGGCGACCGCTTCGTGCTGCTGAAGCGCGGCGCGATGTCCGGCAGCCACCTGCGCGAGGACATTACGCTGGACGAGCTGACCCGGGAGATGGCCGGCGGCAGCGAGCTGGAGGAGCTGACCCACGAACTGAGCCGCCGCCCCACCTGA
- a CDS encoding ROK family glucokinase: protein MSANRDRVHRGSAARATVWRDVSGAERRERRSHLTAPRVPTVGIDIGGTKVMAGVVDADGNILEKLRTETPDKSKSPKVVEDTIVELVLDLSERHDVHAVGIGAAGWVDAERSRVLFAPHLSWRDEPLRDRLSERLLVPVMVDNDANTAAWAEWRFGAGRGEADLVMITLGTGIGGAILEDGRVKRGRFGVAGEFGHMQVVPGGHRCPCGNRGCWEQYSSGNALVREARELAAAESPVAYGIIDRVGGNVRDITGPLITELAREGDAMCVELFQDIGQWLGVGIANLAAALDPSCFVIGGGVSAADDLLIGPARDAFRRTLTGRGYRPEARIAKAELGPEAGMVGAADLARLVARRFRRTNRRRVERYERYGRVYGYGRQAADS, encoded by the coding sequence TTGAGTGCCAATCGTGACCGCGTCCACCGCGGCAGCGCCGCCCGTGCCACGGTGTGGCGCGACGTCAGCGGCGCCGAACGCCGAGAGCGACGCTCGCACCTGACCGCGCCCCGGGTGCCCACCGTCGGCATCGACATCGGCGGCACCAAGGTGATGGCCGGGGTGGTGGACGCCGACGGGAACATCCTGGAGAAGCTGCGCACCGAGACGCCGGACAAGTCCAAGAGCCCCAAGGTCGTCGAGGACACCATCGTCGAGCTGGTGCTCGACCTGTCCGAGCGGCACGACGTGCACGCCGTGGGCATCGGCGCGGCCGGCTGGGTGGACGCCGAGCGCTCCCGGGTGCTGTTCGCCCCGCACCTGTCCTGGCGCGACGAGCCGCTGCGCGACCGGCTCTCCGAGCGCCTGCTGGTGCCGGTGATGGTCGACAACGACGCCAACACCGCGGCGTGGGCCGAGTGGCGGTTCGGCGCGGGCCGCGGCGAGGCCGACCTGGTGATGATCACCCTGGGCACCGGCATCGGCGGCGCCATCCTGGAGGACGGCCGGGTCAAGCGCGGCCGCTTCGGCGTGGCCGGCGAGTTCGGCCACATGCAGGTGGTGCCCGGCGGCCACCGCTGCCCGTGCGGCAACCGCGGCTGCTGGGAGCAGTACAGCTCGGGCAACGCCCTGGTGCGCGAGGCCCGGGAACTGGCCGCCGCCGAGTCCCCGGTGGCGTACGGGATCATCGACCGGGTCGGCGGCAATGTCCGCGACATCACCGGGCCGCTGATCACCGAACTGGCCCGCGAGGGCGACGCGATGTGCGTCGAGCTGTTCCAGGACATCGGCCAGTGGCTGGGCGTCGGCATCGCCAACCTGGCCGCCGCCCTCGACCCGTCCTGCTTCGTGATCGGCGGCGGCGTCAGCGCGGCCGACGACCTGCTGATCGGCCCGGCCAGGGACGCCTTCCGGCGCACCCTGACCGGCCGCGGCTACCGGCCCGAGGCGCGCATCGCCAAGGCCGAACTGGGCCCGGAGGCCGGCATGGTCGGGGCCGCCGACCTGGCCCGGCTCGTCGCCCGCCGCTTCCGCCGCACCAACCGCCGCAGAGTCGAGCGGTACGAGCGCTACGGCCGCGTCTACGGCTACGGACGGCAGGCCGCCGACTCATGA
- the pcaDC gene encoding bifunctional 3-oxoadipate enol-lactonase/4-carboxymuconolactone decarboxylase PcaDC, whose amino-acid sequence MQPPLQYRFDGPEDAPVVVLGPALGATWHMWDRQLPELTARWRVLRYELPGHGGAPAEPASSVDDLARRLLAVLDDEGIDAFGYAGCSLGAAIGARLALLRPDRVAALALVSAAARFATGDTWRQRGVVVRANGLDRTARATPERWFTGAFLATQPAITEWAVKMVATTDAACYIAACEALAAFDVRDALSGITVPTLVIAGADDTETPPADARLLVAGIPDARLAVVPATGHLAPVEEPGAVGDLLARHFESAWADHTPAPTPFAPAPPPVPPRPPAGSGAGPAQPDRYADGLRIRRELVGDAQVDAETGRGDGFGAGFDAFATRYAWGELWTRPGLDRRTRSFLTLGALTALGRLGDIADHTRAALRNGLTPAEIEEALVHTAVFAGLPAARAALEAARPVIEQETRAGD is encoded by the coding sequence CTGCAACCCCCGCTGCAGTACCGGTTCGACGGCCCCGAGGACGCGCCCGTGGTGGTGCTGGGCCCGGCGCTCGGCGCGACCTGGCACATGTGGGACCGGCAGCTGCCCGAACTGACCGCCCGCTGGCGGGTGCTGCGCTACGAACTGCCCGGCCACGGCGGCGCGCCCGCCGAGCCCGCCTCCTCCGTCGACGACCTGGCCAGGCGGCTGCTCGCGGTGCTGGACGACGAGGGCATCGACGCCTTCGGCTACGCCGGCTGCTCGCTGGGCGCCGCGATCGGCGCCCGGCTGGCGCTGCTGCGCCCGGACCGGGTCGCCGCCCTCGCGCTGGTCTCGGCCGCGGCCCGGTTCGCCACCGGCGACACCTGGCGGCAGCGCGGCGTCGTGGTCCGCGCCAACGGCCTGGACCGCACCGCGCGGGCCACCCCCGAGCGCTGGTTCACCGGCGCCTTCCTCGCCACCCAGCCGGCCATCACTGAGTGGGCGGTGAAGATGGTCGCCACCACCGACGCCGCCTGCTACATCGCCGCCTGCGAGGCGCTCGCCGCCTTCGACGTGCGCGACGCGCTGTCCGGCATCACGGTGCCGACGCTGGTCATCGCCGGCGCCGACGACACCGAGACGCCGCCGGCCGACGCCCGGCTGCTGGTGGCCGGCATCCCCGACGCGCGGCTCGCCGTGGTCCCGGCGACCGGCCACCTGGCCCCGGTCGAGGAGCCCGGCGCGGTCGGCGACCTGCTGGCCCGGCACTTCGAGAGCGCCTGGGCCGACCACACCCCGGCGCCCACCCCGTTCGCGCCCGCGCCGCCGCCGGTGCCGCCGCGCCCGCCCGCCGGGTCCGGCGCCGGCCCCGCCCAGCCCGACCGTTACGCCGACGGTCTGCGCATCCGCCGCGAACTGGTCGGCGACGCCCAGGTGGACGCCGAGACCGGCCGCGGGGACGGCTTCGGCGCCGGCTTCGACGCCTTCGCCACCCGCTACGCCTGGGGCGAGCTGTGGACCCGCCCTGGCCTGGACCGGCGCACCCGCAGCTTCCTGACCCTCGGCGCGCTCACCGCGCTCGGCCGGCTCGGCGACATCGCCGACCACACCCGCGCCGCGCTGCGCAACGGCCTGACCCCGGCGGAGATAGAGGAGGCGCTCGTGCACACCGCGGTCTTCGCGGGCCTGCCCGCCGCCCGCGCCGCCCTGGAGGCCGCCCGCCCGGTGATCGAGCAGGAGACCCGGGCCGGCGACTGA